The following coding sequences are from one Chloroflexaceae bacterium window:
- a CDS encoding DUF433 domain-containing protein: MAELTAHRYIDTDARILSGEPIIFGTRTPIRAIVELWRQGVSPESIPGRLPHLTLAQVLNALGYYSLLAYAVGRQKTLFTHNCADFEALAQTYFTEEDCYSGPTPFLNSGCT, from the coding sequence ATGGCGGAGCTAACCGCACATCGCTATATCGATACGGATGCTCGCATCTTAAGCGGTGAGCCGATTATCTTTGGCACGCGGACGCCGATCCGCGCAATTGTCGAACTGTGGAGGCAAGGGGTTTCCCCTGAGAGCATTCCTGGCCGCTTACCCCACCTCACCCTTGCCCAGGTCCTTAATGCCCTTGGCTACTACAGCCTACTGGCCTACGCGGTCGGCCGGCAGAAAACGTTATTCACCCATAACTGCGCCGACTTTGAAGCCCTGGCACAGACCTATTTCACGGAAGAGGACTGCTATAGCGGTCCTACGCCATTTCTCAACAGCGGCTGTACGTAA
- a CDS encoding type IV secretion system DNA-binding domain-containing protein, translating into MKNIEVFEGHELRRAPPVLRGAGARCCLLGVDAAGQDVTVPLYDNQLSRHLLFLGGIGTGKTNGIFQLIAQLRRGMTDQDVMLIFDTKGDFHQEFYRQGDIVISNDTKATGPTGPDYWNIFHEVGQGEAVEANIIEIARTLFFEKTQRSNQPFFPNAARDLFTAILLHFARSNNREGMNNALLRGFLDQSPSADLRAMLQSHDDLKAIVSYIADDRSPQTQGVISELQQTVREIFIGNFRKPGKLSVRDAIRQKGGRAIFVEYDLGIGNMLTPIYRLLLDLAIKEALCREKSEGNVWFIIDEFRLVPNLQHVDDGVNFGRSLGAKFIIGVQNVEQVFHAYGEALARSILSGFMTTVAFRVNDTATREYIQGLFGKNRKRESYLSKVQSRGLVEQVREANVIEDWDITSLPLGRAIVGLSGQEPFLFQFKVYK; encoded by the coding sequence ATGAAAAATATCGAGGTCTTTGAAGGTCACGAACTCAGGCGGGCGCCACCCGTTCTCCGTGGCGCTGGCGCCCGCTGCTGCTTGCTCGGTGTTGACGCGGCAGGCCAGGATGTGACTGTGCCTTTATACGATAACCAGCTCAGCCGGCACTTGCTCTTCCTGGGTGGCATCGGCACGGGGAAGACTAATGGAATCTTTCAACTCATCGCCCAATTGCGCCGGGGCATGACTGACCAAGATGTCATGCTTATCTTCGACACCAAGGGAGACTTCCACCAGGAGTTCTACCGTCAGGGGGATATAGTTATTAGCAATGACACCAAGGCAACAGGGCCGACCGGACCTGACTATTGGAACATCTTTCACGAGGTTGGTCAGGGCGAGGCAGTTGAAGCTAATATCATCGAAATTGCGCGTACGCTGTTCTTCGAGAAAACGCAACGATCAAACCAGCCCTTTTTCCCGAATGCCGCTCGCGATTTGTTTACCGCCATCCTGCTTCACTTCGCACGGTCCAACAACCGCGAAGGCATGAATAATGCGCTCCTGCGCGGCTTTCTTGATCAATCACCTTCCGCTGATCTTCGCGCAATGCTTCAGTCACATGATGATCTGAAGGCGATCGTTAGCTACATTGCAGATGATCGCTCGCCACAAACTCAAGGTGTGATCTCGGAACTCCAGCAAACGGTGCGTGAGATCTTTATCGGAAATTTCCGCAAACCAGGAAAACTTTCTGTGCGCGACGCCATCCGTCAGAAGGGCGGTCGAGCAATCTTTGTTGAATATGATCTTGGTATTGGGAATATGCTGACTCCCATCTACCGGCTTCTGCTTGATCTGGCCATCAAAGAGGCGCTCTGTCGAGAGAAGAGCGAAGGGAATGTCTGGTTCATCATTGATGAATTTCGTCTGGTGCCAAATCTACAGCATGTTGATGATGGCGTGAACTTTGGTCGCAGTTTGGGGGCAAAGTTTATTATTGGTGTGCAAAATGTAGAGCAGGTCTTCCATGCCTACGGCGAGGCGCTGGCACGCAGTATCCTCTCCGGCTTTATGACCACAGTTGCTTTTCGAGTCAACGACACAGCCACAAGGGAATATATCCAAGGCCTGTTCGGCAAGAATCGCAAACGCGAGAGCTATTTGTCCAAGGTGCAGTCGCGTGGCCTGGTAGAACAGGTGCGTGAGGCCAATGTAATCGAGGACTGGGATATTACCAGCTTGCCGCTCGGCCGGGCGATAGTTGGGCTGTCGGGGCAAGAACCGTTTTTATTCCAATTCAAGGTTTATAAGTAG